One region of Oryza sativa Japonica Group chromosome 10, ASM3414082v1 genomic DNA includes:
- the LOC4348207 gene encoding uncharacterized protein produces MNSPRNLSKSPRTSSSFSQPKVFDPLQIFSGVEHPALSSSSPSVSRAPPLVVSLFSAIRCVSDQAIAPPLSPRCKEAARGRNQAEELPITRSPSSSSSPAAGSPLRFLVLGTTVGWSYRRRHTDFCRRRNILHAVIAIQASPAHVRPSVSLQERRSPVATHACTHSHRMKTSRSLTCLSMPRTTSACATVSADSDHRSPRDHHHQLRHLPLYIFLFSPRRLSRRRSPSPPPQRSPAASALSLLLLFLS; encoded by the coding sequence ATGAACTCACCAAGAAATCTCTCAAAATCACCTAGAACATCCTCCTCATTTTCTCAGCCAAAGGTGTTTGATCCGTTGCAAATCTTCTCTGGGGTCGAACACCCTGCGCTGAGCTCGTCGTCGCCCTCGGTGTCCAgagcgccgccgctcgtcgtgtCGCTGTTCTCGGCGATCCGGTGCGTCTCCGACCAAGCCATCGCGCCACCGTTGTCGCCAAGATGCAAGGAAGCAGCACGCGGGAGGAATCAAGCTGAAGAGCTCCCAATCACGAgatcgccgtcgtcttcctcaagTCCGGCTGCTGGCTCTCCCCTTCGATTCCTCGTCCTCGGAACGACGGTCGGGTGGAGCTATCGCCGTCGCCATACCGATTTTTGCCGCCGCCGGAACATTCTTCACGCCGTCATCGCCATTCAAGCATCACCGGCGCATGTGCGACCCTCAGTAAGCCTCCAGGAGCGGAGGAGCCCCGTAGccacacatgcatgcacccaTTCGCATCGCATGAAAACGAGCCGGAGCTTGACATGCCTTAGCATGCCGAGAACCACCTCCGCTTGCGCCACCGTTTCCGCTGACTCCGACCACCGCAGCCCGCGAGACCACCACCATCAGCTTCGCCATCTTCCACTCTACATTTTTCTGTTTAGTCCGCGTCGGCTATCtcgccgtcgttcgccgtcaccgccgccgcaaaggtcgccggccgcctccgctctgtctctgctgctgctgttcctcTCCTGA